GGGTATCTGAAGTACATTTGGCTGAGGCTGGGTCTCCATACTTCACCACCAGCCTGGCAGGACTGACCACAGGGCACTCAGCATCTGGAAGACCAAAGTCAAGTTAAAACTTTATTGTTctgttattgtttattttattGTTCAAACTAAACAGGACGATATTATTGTCTAATGTTTGTCTATCTGCATGTTAATCAACCACATGTTACACTCCATATGTCATGACCGTCGGAagaactggaccaaggtgcagcgtggtaagcgtacattttcctttatttaaataaatgtcgccaacaaaacaagaaacgaccGTGACGCATACTAGgactatagtgccactaacaaagataactatcCACACCATACAAAGGgagaaaaaaggctgcctaagtatgattcccaatcagagacaacgatagacagctgtccctgattgagaaccacaccaggccaaaacatagaaatataacacatagaatgcccaccctaatcacaccctggcctaaccaaaatagagactaaAACCCTCtatatggccagggcgtgacgcCATAACCCAGAaaatagccacacacacacacacacaagaagaagaacatgcacacacacataccgcaCACACTAGTGGTGCGCGTGTTGACTCATATTGTGTGGTTGAAGGGCGGGTTGACTCATATTGTGTGGTTGAAGGGCGGGTTGACTCATATTGTGTGGTTGAAGGGTGGGTTGACTCATATTGTGTGGTTGAAGGGCGGGTTGACTCATATTGTGTGGTTGAAGGGCGGGTTGACTCATATTGTGTGGTTGAAGGGCGGGTTGACTCATATTGTGTGGTTGAAGGGCGGGTTGACTCATATTGTGTGGTTGAAGGGCGGGTTGACTCATATTGTGTGGTTGAAGGGCGGGTTGACTCATATTGTGTGGTTGAAGGGCGTGTTGACTCATATTGTGTGGTTGAAGGGCGGGTTGACTCATATTGTGTGGTTGAAGGGCGGGTTGACTCATATTGTGTGGTTGAAGGGCGGGTTGACTCATATTGTGTGGTTGAAGGGCGGGTTGACTCATATTGTGTGGTTGAAGGGCGGGTTGAGTGGGATGAAAAAAGAGAAAGTATTGCTTCaaaaaatccataaatgtatcATTCTTGTGCAATTTATACAGGCTAaattgaggtttttctttcattattttaggctatctggTATTAGCGTATAAGCTTTAGACTTTAGAGCACGTTCGACAAATAGCATAAACTGACAATCGCCAAATAATACTTTTGGCAGCAAAAGTTAACGTCAATCCACGGAGGGCAAAAAGGACATTGTCAACGTTGAATTCAATAAGACAAAATGCTGCGAAGGGCAAGTTGAAAATGAAATAGAAAGGACGTCCAGAAAAGTAACGTTTGGAAAAGAAGTGGTAAAAgagtgtgatgattgtgaggtaATATATAAATtcgacagtcacaagacgggACTTCAAATAGGGCTatggcacgtcaagggaactgtagccttctGTTCAGATGTATTCAATGGAAATGGAAATCTGTTGGTAGGTCTATAACTTCTCACTTAGCCATAATATTAACTTTTGCAGAActaagcatttcttgcagtaaaatgatacaccaaatgtagACAAAATGTGGacttgggaacaggagtggagaaatctGATTTCTTTAGTTCTGCATCTTGAGAGAATACAATGCTCAGTTATATACCATCTGGAGAGGTGCTATCTTCATCATAAAacctgatagtatttcaaccacataaaatatgcatcaaAGCCGAACTGCAATCTTATTAGAAACACATTGGGTCATTTTCACAGCTTTCTTTTTCCTTACAACCGGTCAAATTGATGTCATTTGGTCATTTTGCACAGAAAATCTTTCCTGTTTTTTTTGCGTCATTGtattttctccccggtccctaaacgtCTTTGCTCTGCAAAAGATGACAGAGAAAACTTTACAGACGTCAACTAGATTGAAGCGTTCATTCTATCGATCTATTACATTATTATGTTGATCAAGGGTTTATTTAGTATTCTAGGTCAACATATAATGACCCCTGTCAAAAAAAATCAACATATAATGACCCCTGTCCCCCTGTCAAATAAATCGTTCCGCCCTCTTTGACTGTAGCCCATTGCGTATTTTCTATATTTGCGGTTGGGGTTGGGTGCGGCCCTtagattttcactttatcacatctATGCTTCTTGTTGTGGAGGGGTTATTAGTAATTCCGagcgggtgaacaaacagctgacctgcGCACCactaacacctacacacacatggAATTTAGTACGTCATTGAgcaatggagggaggggggatatattCCTAAAGAATTCAACCATTCACTGCCAGTCATTAGTTATCTAAAATACTTGAAATCAAATGGACGGTAGTAACATTTATTTAAGGTAACAAAACAGAAAAATACCTCAACTATTAAACTCAACTTAATTCCGCACTTGTCACAAAGTTGTGGAATTAGACAGAAGTGTAACTTACCGGTGAAGTCACAATACAGAGACAATGAAGAAAGAAGTAGACCAATTACAATCTCCATTTTCCATCTAACTATCAAGGAACGTCCCTCGGTGAAGTATTCCGCTATTCTGTTAGACGAGTTGAAGATGAAATGTGCTCGCACTTCCGCTTTTCAGAAGACCGTTGAAAGAGAAAGTATTCTTTACTGGAAAACACCCCACCgacccctctgtctcctctctctctgtctcctctctctggctcccctctctctctctccgtctcctctctctgtctcccctctctctctctctctctgagtcttcTTATATCTACAGCAGTGGTAGTCATAGTCGAGGTCACAAACTCGAGGGAGAACTGCAGTGCACGTGCCCCCAAAATAAATAAGAGTATagattattgtatgggacaataggagaggatagagggcagGGGTGGAGAGTAAGAGGGTATAGGCAGGAGGGCCGATATATCAACCAGTCAACCAACATCTGCATTGTCACATACATAATTCTATCATTGACACTGGTGCCCAATCTCTCTGAGAGatagataacagagagagagaaagagacaaataaGGACAGTAGTCTATAATCAAGTGTTGTTAAGGTTAGAGGTGTCACTTTAATCAAACAGAACCAGAATGAAAGTATCATTGGTGTTTCTCACTCTGAAACCCCTGAAAAGCACATTCTATTGATATATTCTCATATTCCCTGATCAATTAAGTTCACGTGTCTCCATGGTAACGGGCATGTTTGTCCGGTTTCCGGTGAGCTAAACAGAGGAAGTGAATCTGCAGGGCAGGAAGTTGATTAGATCATATCAGTTCGCAAACAAAAACAGGCAACTTCCGCACCCTTGGGTGTTGCCATAGTTACATTGGCAGTGCCCGTCCAATAAGCCTCGAGGTCATCAGCCACTGATACATTGATGTATTTTCTCCGTttactttgattggactgatgtgTTCATTTCATTGTTTACCACGTCTTCTAGCTAGCGAGCGAGCTGAAAAGTTACCATGTCGACTATATCTAATCAGGCAGGCTCAGAGCGGTTTTGTTGCTTTGTACCAATACTCTAACAATGTAGAAGTATTGGAGACCCATGCTGAATTTGACTTAGGGAAGTAGCCTATAAGCTGATCATAAACAAATATTATCTTTGAGGGGCCAGAAAccaaacagtgtaatgtttgagTGTGAAGTGGTTTCAATGCATAATAACTTTGTTTTGATTGATGTTGAACACCAGATCACCGGACCTCCAGAACACCAGAACACCGGAACTCCAGAACACCGGACCTCCAGAACTCCAGAACACCGGAACTTGGCCTCATCATCAGCACTACTAAGGAAGAAGTCCTCCAGAAACAGCTGCCATCACTATAAACTGTCATGTCCAGCTGTCTCTGACACTGGCCTCCCTCTGTGAAGCACGAAGCTTTGATATTCCAGTCAGTCACAATCAAATCATCACCAAGACTAGGGAACAAGTCCTCAGAAAAAGCTGTCACCCCCATCCCCCTAAATTAAATGGCTGTTAAAAGTATAGTTGTCTGTTCAACACTCTTGGAGCCTGTAGAAGGTCACTGTGAGGCTGTCAATGGGAGTAGTACAATGGTCACCACACTGTAGCTGGTCCTGATCCCTCTCAACCATTAGACCAGAGGGTGGAGGCTGCAGCCAATAGCTGATGGACACACAGTCTGGAAGCTCTGTGGAGGaatggaaagacacacacacacacacacacacagtgattaaACAGTGCAGAGCCATACTGCAGTATACATTCTGCAACACCAGTgaaggggcctcccgagtggcgcagtggtctaaggcactgcattgcagtgctagctgtgccatagATTctaggttcgagtccaggctctgttgcagccggccgcgaccgggagacacatggcgcggcgcacaattggctcagcgtcgtccaggttaggggagggtttggccggcagggatgttcttgtcccatcatgcactagcgactcctgtggcgggccgggagcaGTGTAcgctgattttcttatatgaactgtaacttagtaaatTCTTTGAAATtgatgcatttatatttttgttcagtgtagttaaatTACATGTAGTTCCCCAACACTGCCCATTTTGtttacagtctttggtatgactaATTTGGTCCATTCTTTGTTATAAACCACCTGTTTTTTAGGGGGTAATACATGTTTATTCTGAGGAAGAGTTCCTTATCAGTAGGAAACCACCGTAGTCCCTTTAGTTTCACACTAAGCCCACAtaacaaatggcacactattccctatacagtgcactacagagCGCTATGGGCTAAAAACACAAAACTTCACTGGCTGCATTGTGAATGTGACTCAATAGCACCACCTACAGGACGATAGGGGAAACTACTGGCTGCATTGTGAATGTGACTCAATAGCACCACCTACAGGACGATAGGGGAAACTACTGGCTGCATTGTGAATGTGACTCAATAGCACCACCTAAAGGATGATAGGGGAAACTACTGGCTGCATTGTGAATGTGACTCAATAGCACCACCTACAGGACGATAGGGGAAACTACTGGCTGCATTGTGAATGTGACTCAATAGCACCACCTAAAGGACGACAGGGGAACTTAATTTTTTCAAACTAAGTTTTCACAGGATGAAACGCATTAGTAGAATACTTTAGTGTTATTTATTAAAATCAGATCAATACTCAGATAATAAAGAGACAAATCAGTAAACTGTGTTTACCAGAGAATGTGTTCATTAGTACTGTAGTATAGTATACACTCTGTTTTGCgaacctaatggcaccctattccctatatagtgcactactttaggctCTGATcaacagtgcactatatagggaataggggtgccatttgggaatcaTATTATATGATCAATATCAGATCGTGTACATTCTAATGGGTAGATGACATGGATGACATGACAGATATTTTACCAttaataccaccactaccttcATATTCATAtagggtcccaaatggcaccctattccctattatagtgtactacttttagccagaaccctatgggccctggtcaaatgtagtgcactaaattggGTGTCATTCAGGACTCTAAATACAATTTTTGGGATCAAACATCACATTCTCGGACACTTTAAAAACTCATAGAGTAAACAACTGACGTTCTGCAAAAGGGAGAAATAGTGTAGGTCCTGAATGGTACCCTACTACCTTTATAGTGCAGTCCaattgaccagagcccatagtgaATGGTGTctcgtttgaccagagcccacagTGAATGGTGTcccgtttgaccagagcccacagTGAATGGTGTcccatttgaccagagcccatagtgaATGGTGTcccatttgaccagagcccacagTGAATGGTGTcccatttgaccagagcccacagTGAATGGTGTcccgtttgaccagagcccacagTGAATGGTGtctcatttgaccagagcccacagTAAATGGTGtctcatttgaccagagcccacagTGAATGGTGTcccgtttgaccagagcccacagTGAATGGTGTcccgtttgaccagagcccacagTGAATGGTGTcccgtttgaccagagcccatagtgaATGGTGTcccatttgaccagagcccacagTGAATGGTGtctcatttgaccagagcccacagTGAATGGTGTcccatttgaccagagcccatagtgaCATCATGAAGCAGTAAAACCTCCCATCATGATCACAGTTCAGACACGCAATGGCACGTTTCCAGTACTCTTATTTTGTAGTCCGCTTAGagaggacttttattttgaagccaCCGCCACCCCCGTGTCTTCACTAGGAGATGATTGGACAGTGTCTCTCATGTGACACTCTTGGTGCCTCTTCAGCTGCCCTGACGCCGTGAACCCTTTCCCACACGCGCTACACAGGAACGGCCGctcccctgtgtgtgtcctcATATGTAGCTTCAGACTCCCCGGTGTGGTGAACCCCTTATCACAGACAGTACAAGGGTACGGCCTCTCTTTAGTGTGTGTGATCTGATGCACTTTCAGGTTGCCAGATTGGGCAAAACTGGTCCCACAAATGACGCAGATGAATGGTTTCTCTCCGGTGTGTGTCCGCTGGTGGCTCTTCAGGTCTCCAGCACGCAAGAAGGTTCGGCCGCAGAAAGAACAGCAGAATGGTTTCTCTCCGGTGTGAGTTCTCTGGTGGGTTCGCAGGTTCCCCAGCTCCGTGAAGCTCTTAGATTGGAGACAGATAAACaaagacacaaaaacaaaaatgaatgaggggaagcatagaaatatcgCACATATGACGGATCTACCACTTATAAGACTTGCTTTCAAAGAGAATGGCAAATCTATAACTCGCATTTCTATCTGAAAACTGTTGGTTCCTACACAAAGCTACATAATGTAACTTTAATTGACACGCACCTTGCCACACTGGCAAATGTGGTAGGTCTTCTGCCCCGTGTGGAGCAGCTTGTGCTTTTTCAGGTCGTGGGCTCGGGAGAACCGTTTCCCGCACTCTGAGCATTGGTGTGGTTTCTCCTTGGTGTGTGTCTGCAGATGGGTCTTCAGGTTGCCTCGGATGGCGAACCCTTTACCGCATACGGAGCAGTGGTGGAGGTTCTCCCCTTTGTGGATCATCTGGTGGCACTTGAGTGACTTGTATCAAATCAATAATTTATTTAGATCATTACTTACAACAAAATGCAGTGCAAAGTGCTTCCCATACATAAATCAATAAACCGTGAGAAAGATAAAACAAAACAGCAGACGAggagtaaataaataaattaagacAGTAAAACAACAACGAACCTTGAAGTAGGagaagcttttcccacagtcatTGCAGTTGTACGGTTTCTCCTCCCGGTGAGTCTGCTGGTGGTCTTTATAGTGGGCCAGCCGGGAGAAGCTTTTCTGACACTGGGAGCACTGGTACGGTTTCTCCCCTGTGAATAGAATAACTTCATTTTTTTATAAAGTTTATATTGATTTAAACTGGTGTTGAGAACAACGCTGCAGGAGCGGGCGGCAGCGGAGTGAGGAGACGAAGAAACAGATAGGGGAGATTCTCTCTGCGCTTAGTAATAATCAACTTCatgtaaaaaaatttttttttaaatgcaataAAATAAGCTAATGCAACTGAAGGCATGTATCAAATACTTGCTTATACTGAAACTCCCAATGTCATATCCAACCGTTATACCGGTTGGATATGACATTGACcgcaacctggttcagtctgctttccaacagacactgggagacgaattcacctttcagcaggacaataacctaaaaacacagttaaagttttgacttaaattgtcttgaaaaCTTGAAAAatagctgtctagcaatgatcaacaaacttgacagagcttgaagaataaaaaaaataataatgtgcaaatattgtacaatccaggtgtgcaaagctcttggagacatacccagaaagactcacagctgtaatcgccaccaaaggtgattctaacatgtattgactcaggagtgtgaatacttatgtaaatgagatatttctgcatttcatttaatacattttcaaaaacatgttttcactttgtcattatgggtagaTGGATTAAATTGGTTAATTTCTCACCCATTTAGACTGGTTTATATGTATAATCTATCCACCATGGAGCTGTGAGAGTACGTCCTGTTTTATCTGTCTTAACGTAACTTAAATACAATCAATAATTCATTCATGTCATTGCACAGCAATCAAGCATTTTATTTTCAAATTAAATAACAAAAGGGAGCCTTGAAtaattaaacaaataaataacTAGATTTTTCTGCCAAACATCTATTTGAATAAAAGCCCAGTGTTTGGAACGCATGTTTGATTAGTAAACAATTGGATCAGTTATGGGTCGACTTTAGATAGTTTACAAGGTTCAGCGAGGCACATTAGCAGGGCAGTCACAGGGTGTGTTTTGGATGTATCGGCATTAACAGATACCACTGGAATAAGGGCTTCTCCTGATACTGAGATGCTCTGCCTGTCGCGGTCTCGCGGATGATCATTCTCCCGAGGGCACTCAAGCCCTATTCCTATCGCGATTTGAAACATTTCAAATCATcccgaaaaaataaataaagtttcATCATGGCCATCATTTCTCTGGCCCAGCCAATACTGGAATCCTGTCAGCTGCggcgacagagagagaaacgTAGTGGGCTGAAAAGGTGGGCAGACTTCcatagttccccccccccccttaacacAGCACGGCAAGCCTGAAACCGTCGCGTTCGGGCTGAGAATGAGAACTCTACACAGAACACATACCAATGATATGGAAGTCATATATACAAGATGAACATAAATACATTTTCAGTTAAAAGCCGGTACAAAACGTTTAGTGTCTTCCTGAGAGAGATAAACCTGAGAGGTAAAACGGcatatattaaatatataattgACCTGTGTGGATGCGCTGGTGGATCTTGAGGTTACCCTGCGCAGTGAAGCCTTTCCCACACTCTGAACACTGGAACGGCTTCTCTCCTGATAGACGGACAGAACGTTTCAACGTCACAAACAGATTTAAAAACCACATTGAGGCCCACTCAAAAGAGAGTTTAGAGACACTGATAACTTTCGTAAGCAATTATAATATCAATATCAGTTAAAATATATCATTAAAATCATGTATTTaggctaccactaggctacctgcccccccccccccccccctcccctcatcaACAGCATCGcatgacatcatcctctatacaccTGGAAGGAGCACTACACCTGTGTGGGTCATCTGGTGTTTCTTCAGCCCTCCCACACTGGTGAAAGTCCTCCCACACTGGTGACAGACGTGGCCCACCCTCTCTCCTAGGGATGAGTTAGAGGTACTAATAAGTCGATCAAGAGCATCCATATATCGATTCGAACATGTAAtctaaaataatacatttaagtGGTATTTCCCATTGCTAGACATATTGTTTTATTCAGCCCCCCAATAGATAGGTAAGCATGTACCACACATCTcttactataataataatacatacaACTGTTAAAATGTGATTGACCCTCTCTCTTTTGTGGATACGGATTTATTTAGCATTTACATTAGCAGACCTCTACACTTCACAGCACTTCTACTTAGAGAAGTAGTCGACGTCACTAAAAATGGTCCCAAATCCATCAGAAGCATACTGAATGGTCTGCTGGATGTTGAGTTGTGATGTTATGGCAGACATGGTCTGGTGGATGTTGCGTTGTGATGTTATGGCAGGCATGGTCAGGTGGATGTTGAGTTGTGATGTTATGGCAGGGATGGTCTGGTGGATGTTGTGATGTTATGGCAGGCACGGTCTGGTGGATGTTGAGTTGTGATAATTGGCAGGCATGATCTGGTGAATGTTGAGTTGTGATGTTATGTTATAGCAGGCATGGTCAGGTGGATGTTGAGTTGTGATGTTATGGCAGGCATGGTCTGGTGGATGTTGAGTTGTGATAATTGGCAGGCACGGTCTGGTGGATGTTGAGTTGTGATAAATGGCAGGCATGGTCAGGTGGATGTTGAGTTGTGATAATTGGCAGGCATGATCTGGTGAATGTTGAGTTGTGATATTATGTTATGGCAGGCATACAGAAGTAGCTCATCCAAGTTGTCCTGAAGTTGGCGCTGTGGTGCAATAAGGCTTGAGCACCACCATGGCTGTTTACAGCTATATTCTATCTTGTAATAGTCTATGCCAAATACTGAAATGTAATAATAATCATTGTTCACAATAACCTGTGTGGATGGTGAGGTGTCTCTTCATGTCGTCTGAGCGTGAGAAACATTTCCCGCAGACGGAGCACTGATGGCGTTTCTCGCCACTGTGGGTCTGCGTGTGCCTCTTCAGGCTCCCCACGGTGAAGAAGGTcttgccacactgggagcagGGGTGTGGTTTCTTCACTGCACTCTGAGCGTTCGAACTCTGTTCATTCTCCCCATCTAAACTGTCTATGTCCGAGTTGGCGCCGCCTCCTGTTTCCGTGACAACACTACAGGTTAAATACTGTAGGAGACAGTATGTATCTCTTATGATCAATGTTCTCCTACGTAACACTGTAAACTATCAAAGTGGATACAACCAAAGCTTTTATCATCCCCATGAATGGTTATTGTGGTCTGTGATTACCTGAGTTGGTCTCATCCCcgccacctccctcctcctctgcatCTCTTTTAACAATAGCAAGCCCTGTTAAAATACAAAATCACATGAATAGAACAGGTAATATCCATCAGAACCTCTACAACAGTCCAGCACAGGTAACCAGGCAACCAGGTAACCAGGGGCCTGAGTGTCTGCTGATGTTTATTATTTCTGTCAATCAGTGTTTGATATAGACATGGGTAACCAGGAGTGTACAATAATGAGTGCAAAAGGTTAGGCGCCCAGAGGACTCTCTCCCACCCCATTCCAGCTAGCTACTGTCCTGCTACTACCCAGAGGACTCTCTCCCACCCCATTCCAGCTAGCTACTGTCCTGCTACTACCCAGAGGACTCTCTCCCACCCCATTCCAGCTAGCTACTGTCCTGCTACTACCCAGAGGACTCTCTCCCACCCCATTCCAGCTAGCTACTGTCCTGCTACTACCCAGAGGACTCTCTCCCACCCCATTCCAGCTAGCTACTGTCCTGCTACTACCCAGAGGACTCTCTCCCACCCCATTCCAGCTAGCTACTGTCCTGCTACTACCCAGAGGACTCTCCCCCACCCCattctagctagctactgtcCTGCTACTACCCAGAGGACTCTCTCCCACCCCATTCCAGCTAGCTACTGTCCTGCTACTACCCAGAGGACTCTCCCACCCCATTCCAGCTAGCTACTGTCCTGCTACTACCCAGAGGACTCTCTCCCACCCCATTCCAGCTAGCTACTGTCCTGCTACTACCCAGAGGACTCAATCCTCACCCATTCCAGCTAGCTACTGTCCTGCTACTACCCAGAGGACTCTCTCCCACCCCattctagctagctaatgtcCTGCTACTACCCAGAGGACTCTCTCCCACCCATTCTAACTAGCTACTGTCCTGCTACTACCCAGAGGACTCTCTCCCACCCATTCTAACTAGCTACTGTCCTGCTACTGCCCAGAGGACTCTCTCCCCACCCattctagctagctactgtcCTGTTACTACCCAGAGGACTCTCTCCTCACCCATTCCAGCTAGCTACTGTCCTGCTACTACCCAGAGGACTCTCTCCCACCACATTCCAGCTAGCTACTGTCCTGCTACTACCCAGAGGACTCTATCCCACCCATTCTAACTAGCTACTGTACTACTCACCCGACTTCACTgcttctccttcctcctcgtccATGTCCACTTTCACAACGTTATGCCCTGGTGGAGAACACAAGATACAGTACtgaaaacagacagtagtgatgaatagactagtctgactgacaacagacagtagtgatgaatagacgagcctgactgacaacagacagtagtcatgAATAGAAtagcctgactgacaacagacagtagtgatgaatagactagcctgactgacaacagacagtagtgatgaatagactagcctgactgacaacagacagtagtgatgaatagactagc
The DNA window shown above is from Salvelinus fontinalis isolate EN_2023a chromosome 40, ASM2944872v1, whole genome shotgun sequence and carries:
- the LOC129839697 gene encoding zinc finger protein 501-like isoform X2 — encoded protein: MASGKLEDRSQTLELSVAVKDDDGNNEEEADEEDSDDVDSGHNVVKVDMDEEEGEAVKSGLAIVKRDAEEEGGGGDETNSGGGANSDIDSLDGENEQSSNAQSAVKKPHPCSQCGKTFFTVGSLKRHTQTHSGEKRHQCSVCGKCFSRSDDMKRHLTIHTGERVGHVCHQCGRTFTSVGGLKKHQMTHTGEKPFQCSECGKGFTAQGNLKIHQRIHTGEKPYQCSQCQKSFSRLAHYKDHQQTHREEKPYNCNDCGKSFSYFKSLKCHQMIHKGENLHHCSVCGKGFAIRGNLKTHLQTHTKEKPHQCSECGKRFSRAHDLKKHKLLHTGQKTYHICQCGKSFTELGNLRTHQRTHTGEKPFCCSFCGRTFLRAGDLKSHQRTHTGEKPFICVICGTSFAQSGNLKVHQITHTKERPYPCTVCDKGFTTPGSLKLHMRTHTGERPFLCSACGKGFTASGQLKRHQECHMRDTVQSSPSEDTGVAVASK
- the LOC129839697 gene encoding zinc finger protein 436-like isoform X1; translation: MSDPESPDSSDPAQRSSLRGPEMASGKLEDRSQTLELSVAVKDDDGNNEEEADEEDSDDVDSGHNVVKVDMDEEEGEAVKSGLAIVKRDAEEEGGGGDETNSGGGANSDIDSLDGENEQSSNAQSAVKKPHPCSQCGKTFFTVGSLKRHTQTHSGEKRHQCSVCGKCFSRSDDMKRHLTIHTGERVGHVCHQCGRTFTSVGGLKKHQMTHTGEKPFQCSECGKGFTAQGNLKIHQRIHTGEKPYQCSQCQKSFSRLAHYKDHQQTHREEKPYNCNDCGKSFSYFKSLKCHQMIHKGENLHHCSVCGKGFAIRGNLKTHLQTHTKEKPHQCSECGKRFSRAHDLKKHKLLHTGQKTYHICQCGKSFTELGNLRTHQRTHTGEKPFCCSFCGRTFLRAGDLKSHQRTHTGEKPFICVICGTSFAQSGNLKVHQITHTKERPYPCTVCDKGFTTPGSLKLHMRTHTGERPFLCSACGKGFTASGQLKRHQECHMRDTVQSSPSEDTGVAVASK